ACGATTCTCAACCCGTTCTACTCTTTCATAACCCATTTCGATCATGGACATCAAGAATTCATCCAGGACAATCGTTCCATCCTGAGAAACCGTAACCTGCGCCTCTGCCATAACCTCTGGAGCAGGGAGCAATCTGCGCACTCCCGAGTAGGGAACTACAACAATACCACGGAAGCCCTGAGCACATTTGGTCAGCACATCAATACGCTGAGCTGATGTCTCTGGGCTAGAGACAGCCGCTTCCGCAGCCACAAGTTCATTAGCAGGATAGAGTAGAACTCGTTCTGGCGAAAGCGCTTCCTGTAAATCATCGGCCATTTTCTGAGCCGAAAACATATTATGAGTCACCACAAGCAAGGGACGAGCCGTCTCTTCATGCAGTGCTGCAAGCATAATCTGTCTAGCAGAACCTGTAAGCCCCGATATGAGCTGCTCTTTCATACCTGCAGCAACACCCTGGGTGATAGACTGGAAATCAGGATCCTTGGAAAAAGCTTCTATAATACCTTGTAACAACAGGCGCACCTCTCTAACTAAACAGGCTAACGGAAGCCAAAGCTACCGTCACCTATTATGATTGGAATCGAAAAGAAGCCTCAGCTATAACGCCAAGGCTTGCGGATGACGATAGAGACAGGCGCTTCCACCTACTGAAGCGGACTTGTCAGCAGGCTAAGCTCCGGATTGTGCTCTAAAGCCTCCTTGCAATAGTCGCAAGTCACCTTTACCGTGATCTCACCTTCTGAATTATACGCTATTATATCTCTGCGTTCCGCAGGGGTCAAGGAATGAAGGCCCAACTGCATTTCTGTAACATCACTTCTATTAATGCTGCCTAGAGATGTCTTGCAGTGCCTGCAAACATAGTTTATTGCCATCTATATGCCTCCTGAAGGTACTATATACCTTCAGTATGTCCGGGGAGCATCATCTTTAGCCTCAAAATAACCCCACAAAGTGGGGATTTTGCTTCGATGCTGATTCAGGTACTTTGCGGGGAGCCCCGAAAACTTATACATATCAACCGTTAAACTTAGCCATCGTCTGTTCGAACGAATTCTGCAAGCTGAACTCCAGTGCATCACAAGTATTAAGGATCATTTGCTTCAGAGGATCCCCTTCCTTTTTAGGAAAAGATGAGAGAACATAATCCACTATTGCAAAACCCGGCTCAGGACGAGAAATACCCATTCGTACCCGATTAAAGCTTTGTGTACCTACATGCTGAATGATGGATTTAATTCCGTTATGTCCACCAGCACTCCCTTGATAACGCAACCGGATTTTTCCAACCTCGGTATCCAGATCATCGTAGACGACGATCATATCTTCAAGTTTAACTTTATAATAATCCATATAAGCGCGAACGGCCTCACCGGACAAATTCATAAAGGTCATCGGTTTAATCAATACGACTTTGACTCCCCCAATAACGCCTTCACCAATCACTGATTTACATTTGCTTTGGTTGAAAGAAATTCCGTTCTGGGCCGCAAACTCATCTAATGCCATAAAGCCAACATTATGCCTTGTTTTAGCATATTGTGTTCCCGGATTTCCCAATCCGACAATCCATTTCATTATCGAATCTTTCCTTTCCTTTCGGGCTCTCCGGCAAGAGAAGTCCGTTTTTGGTACAATAGATCTTATCTACATATCTCTGTGCAACCAGAGCGAAATTATACCCCGAAGACAGGTGATAACCTATGCTACATCAAGGTGGAATCTTAACACATCAGCGCGATTTCCAGTACCACATTCAATATGCTGTCCCTGTGGAAATATACAGAGGTGACGTGCACATTGACATCGGTGTATTGACAGCGGTGGATGAAGAATTTGTGGAGCTGCAAGGGACACTCTATAACCGCAGCATATTCACCTTTGTCTCCCGCGCCGGGTATTGAAGCCAGCGCTTCCACCTGCATCACGCCGATAAGGGTTACATCTCCGACAACGGAGGTGTAACCCTTTGTAAAATATAAGAATGTATAAGTTTCACGCTATACATTATCCTTATATTTCTCGCAAAAACGCTTTCCGTCCTTTTGGGACGCCGAAGGCGTTTTTGCTTGCTATTATTGATTTATATTTATTCAATCTCAAACAATTTACTAATCGACAACTCTTCATGAACGCGGATAATTGCCTCACCCATAAGTGGAGCCACGGACAACACTTTGAGCTTAGAAGTTGGGTTTTCGCTGCGAATTGGAATCGTATCCGTCACGATAATCTCTTTAATTGGAGAATTCTCCAGACGTTCATGTGCAGGACCGGACAATACTGGGTGTGTACAGCAAGCGTATACTTCCTTCACGCCGCCTTCCATCAAAGCATTAGCACCAAGTACGATGGTTCCAGCAGTATCGATAATGTCATCAATCAGAATAGCTGTTTTGCCTTCGATATTACCGATAATGTTCATAACCTCACTGACATTCGGCTCTGGGCGACGCTTGTCTATAATCGCAAGGGGAGCGTTCAGGAAATCAGCAAGCTTTCTTGCACGTACTACACCGCCATGGTCTGGCGATACGACAACTGGGTTCTCGATTTGTTTGGAACGGAAATATTGAGCCAGGATGGGTACTCCCAGCAAGTGATCCACCGGAATATCAAAGAATCCCTGAATCTGCATAGCATGGAGGTCCATCGTAATCACACGGTGAGCACCGGCTTTTTCAATCAAATTCGCTACCAGCTTGGCCGTAATAGGGTCACGGGAACGAGCTTTTCGATCTTGACGAGCGTAACCATAGTAAGGGATAACCACATTGATGCTTTTTGCGGAGGCGCGTTTGAGTGCATCTACCATAACCAAAAGCTCCATTAGGTTGTCATTAACTGGTCCGCAGGTGGATTGAACAATATAAACATGACAACCCCGAACGCTTTCTGACAGCTTGACCTGAATTTCTCCATCGCTAAAGCTTGTAGTGTGCGATTCACCCATCGGAATTCCGATGTAATCAGCAATTTGACTAGCTAGCTTAGGGTTGGAGTTACAGGTGAAAATCTTTAATTTGGAATCACAATAAGTCATAAAATTTAAACCCTCCGTGACGGAATTTAACTTTCCAAAGGCGCCGGCGCGGAAATGCAAGTCCGTCCGGCGCTTCTTAGCAACGCTTTACGATGGACTCGAGTGGTCTTTCTTCGCTTTTGCACGGGATCGGATCTTCTCTGCATATCCCGGTTTGTTCTCCTGTCTTACTCTGGCAACAGCCAGATCGTTCTCTGAAACGGAACGTGTAATTGTCGAACCAGCTACAACAAAAGCCCCTTTGCCCACAGAAACCGGTGCGATAAGGTTAACGTTACTGCCAATAAAGGCATCGTCTTCGATTGTTGTCGTAAATTTATTATACCCGTCGTAGTTAACAGTAATCGCACCGCAACCGACGTTTACATTCTTACCAACAGATGCGTCGCCAATATAGCTAAGATGTGACACCTTAGAACCGTCACCAATCGTAGCATTCTTGATCTCTACGAAATCTCCAACCTTCACTTCTTCTCCAAGTATAGAACCTGGACGCAAATAGGCAAAAGGCCCAACGGTAGTCCGCGCGCCAACTTGTGCATGATTCAATACGGACTGCTTAATCGTTGCATCGTCCATGATCTGACAATCTTCGATTTCGCTTGCAGGTCCGATCACACAGTTCTCACCGATTACAGTTTTCCCCTTCAGGATGGTTCCTGGATAGATTGTTGTATCTGATCCAATGACTACATCTGCTCCAATATAAGTGGAGGCAGGATCGATTATGGTCACGCCACCCAGCATATGCTTACGGTTGATCCGTTGACGCATAATACCTTCCGCTTCAGACAAAGCTAGACGGTCATTAACGCCAATAGACTCGTCAGCATCCTCCGTCTGGAATGCTAGAACAAGATCACCTTGCTCACGCAGAATACTGATAACATCTGTCAAATAATATTCTTGTTGATTATTGCTGTTAGTAACCTTCTCTAAAGCTGAAAATAATTTGATGTTATCAAAGCAATAAATTCCTGTGTTAATTTCATGAATAGCAGCCTGTTCGGCAGTACAATCCTTCTGTTCTACAATCTTCATTAAGCCGCCATCTTCACTGCGAATAATCCGTCCTAACCCGGATGGATCATCCATTACTGCGGTTAATACAGTCGCTGCTGCCTGACGTTCCTCATGCAGAGCCATTAATCCTATCAGCGTCTCCGATGTAATAAGCGGAGTGTCACCATAAGCAACAACCGTCGTTCCCTCTTCGCTACCGAGCAAATCCTTAGCCTGTTTGACAGCGTGACCAGTTCCGAGCTGAGTTTCCTGCAGCACGTATTCCGCACCTTGCCCTACATAGGCCTTAACCTTCTCTGCGCCATGCCCAACAACAACAACGGTGCGCTGGCATCCGGTCGCTTTTACTGTATCAAGCACGTGCCCTACCATTGGCTTACCGCAAACGGGGTGCAGCACCTTATATAATTTTGATTTCATTCGCTTGCCTTGACCTGCGGCAAGAACTACAGCCATTCTTTTCAAGAATGCCAACCTCCTACTCTTGAACTCACTACTGAATATATCTCATTCCGGGCAAAAAGAAAAGAGAACCATGAAGTCATGGTTCCCTTTTCTATAAACCCCAAGTTAGAAAAGCATTTATCGCTGCCTTTCGAAGATGTCGTCAAATCCTTCACTAGCGCTAGCTTTTCTTGCAAGATCATCAGCATGATCTTATCAAAAACGGCGGATCCTACGCCACCCAAAAGGTAGCTGTCTTCCGAGGTGACCTAAGCTCCCTCTTCAATAACTTCTTCTTCTTCTTCTTCAGTAGCGGCGCGATCGTACTCGGCTAGAACCGCGGATTGAATCTTCTCGCGTGTTCCCGAAGAGATCGGGTGAGCGATATCGCGGAATTCGCCATCCGGTGTACGCTTGCTGGGCATTGCAACAAACATCCCGTTATTACCATCGATGACGCGAATGTCATGAACAACAAACTCGTTATCGATTGTAATGGATGCGATTGCTTTCATTCTCCCCTCAGAGTTAACGCGGCGGAGTCTGACATCCGTAATTTGCATGTGTGTGTTCACCACCTTTTTCCATCAGAGACTTGGTGTATAATTCCACACAGCAAAGCGAATTCCTTCTTTTCGATTCCATAAAATACCTAAAAAAGAAATATATTTTTTAGGATCTGTTGTTTTCGACATGCATCGGGTGATTTTCTTAATATCCCTTACGTTTTCGACAATTTCCACGCTTTTTTGAAAGGTAGAAACGCCAACGAATCAAGAGGAAAAGTAGTTACCCGGATGCGCTGAAATCCGCCGCTCTTTTGAATCCACCTCGGTCAGCTTCACTAAGGACACATAGTCATGCAATAGACGCTCTTCTGTCTCCACTGCCCCTGATTCGACTAATACACCGACTCCAGCGACCTCGGCATTAAATTCACCGAGTAAATCAACCATACCCCG
This window of the Paenibacillus sp. FSL R10-2734 genome carries:
- a CDS encoding anti-sigma-F factor Fin family protein, which produces MAINYVCRHCKTSLGSINRSDVTEMQLGLHSLTPAERRDIIAYNSEGEITVKVTCDYCKEALEHNPELSLLTSPLQ
- the glmU gene encoding bifunctional UDP-N-acetylglucosamine diphosphorylase/glucosamine-1-phosphate N-acetyltransferase GlmU; translated protein: MKRMAVVLAAGQGKRMKSKLYKVLHPVCGKPMVGHVLDTVKATGCQRTVVVVGHGAEKVKAYVGQGAEYVLQETQLGTGHAVKQAKDLLGSEEGTTVVAYGDTPLITSETLIGLMALHEERQAAATVLTAVMDDPSGLGRIIRSEDGGLMKIVEQKDCTAEQAAIHEINTGIYCFDNIKLFSALEKVTNSNNQQEYYLTDVISILREQGDLVLAFQTEDADESIGVNDRLALSEAEGIMRQRINRKHMLGGVTIIDPASTYIGADVVIGSDTTIYPGTILKGKTVIGENCVIGPASEIEDCQIMDDATIKQSVLNHAQVGARTTVGPFAYLRPGSILGEEVKVGDFVEIKNATIGDGSKVSHLSYIGDASVGKNVNVGCGAITVNYDGYNKFTTTIEDDAFIGSNVNLIAPVSVGKGAFVVAGSTITRSVSENDLAVARVRQENKPGYAEKIRSRAKAKKDHSSPS
- the spoVG gene encoding septation regulator SpoVG; amino-acid sequence: MQITDVRLRRVNSEGRMKAIASITIDNEFVVHDIRVIDGNNGMFVAMPSKRTPDGEFRDIAHPISSGTREKIQSAVLAEYDRAATEEEEEEVIEEGA
- a CDS encoding ribose-phosphate diphosphokinase; translated protein: MTYCDSKLKIFTCNSNPKLASQIADYIGIPMGESHTTSFSDGEIQVKLSESVRGCHVYIVQSTCGPVNDNLMELLVMVDALKRASAKSINVVIPYYGYARQDRKARSRDPITAKLVANLIEKAGAHRVITMDLHAMQIQGFFDIPVDHLLGVPILAQYFRSKQIENPVVVSPDHGGVVRARKLADFLNAPLAIIDKRRPEPNVSEVMNIIGNIEGKTAILIDDIIDTAGTIVLGANALMEGGVKEVYACCTHPVLSGPAHERLENSPIKEIIVTDTIPIRSENPTSKLKVLSVAPLMGEAIIRVHEELSISKLFEIE
- the pth gene encoding aminoacyl-tRNA hydrolase, with the translated sequence MKWIVGLGNPGTQYAKTRHNVGFMALDEFAAQNGISFNQSKCKSVIGEGVIGGVKVVLIKPMTFMNLSGEAVRAYMDYYKVKLEDMIVVYDDLDTEVGKIRLRYQGSAGGHNGIKSIIQHVGTQSFNRVRMGISRPEPGFAIVDYVLSSFPKKEGDPLKQMILNTCDALEFSLQNSFEQTMAKFNG